Proteins co-encoded in one Bacillus paramycoides genomic window:
- a CDS encoding multidrug effflux MFS transporter — MNGVNQEIYKPVKTNRLWMILVLGTLTAIGPLSIDMYLPSLPKLTDDLQTGASLAQLTLTACLLGLSVGQLFVGSISDIYGRRKPLIIALIIYVASSLLCAIAPSIWTLVLLRFLQGASGSAGIVISRAMVRDMYSGSEMTKFFSLLMLVNGAAPILAPIIGGQLLQFTTWRGVFIVLGAISVFMLISATFVLRETLPPEERETGGLSGTLATYGKLLKDRLFMGYALSQGLVTAAMFAYISGSPFVLQNIYGASPQQFSLFFAINGIGIIIASQVTGRLAGKVNEKTLFVAGIIIAAIGGLSLLLTILLGIGLIGVLCSLFLVVSSVGVVSTTGFSLAMRNQKQAAGTASALLGLLQFISGALVAPLVGIGGSNTALPMGVVIALCEMGAVLCYLFMARRSEKQFELQQRQNLEA, encoded by the coding sequence GTGAATGGAGTTAATCAAGAAATATATAAACCTGTAAAGACAAATAGGTTATGGATGATTCTTGTACTAGGGACACTTACGGCAATTGGGCCGTTATCTATCGATATGTATTTGCCTTCGTTACCGAAATTAACGGATGATTTACAGACAGGTGCATCCCTGGCGCAGCTTACATTGACAGCTTGTTTACTTGGGCTTTCAGTAGGGCAATTATTTGTCGGTTCAATTAGTGATATTTACGGAAGGCGCAAACCTCTTATTATTGCTCTTATTATTTATGTTGCTTCTTCTTTACTTTGTGCTATTGCACCATCTATTTGGACTTTAGTGTTATTGCGCTTCTTACAAGGAGCTTCAGGATCGGCTGGGATTGTTATATCACGTGCAATGGTACGTGACATGTATTCGGGTTCTGAAATGACGAAGTTTTTCTCGCTACTCATGTTAGTAAACGGAGCAGCGCCTATTTTGGCACCGATTATTGGAGGACAATTGCTACAGTTTACAACATGGCGCGGTGTCTTCATTGTTCTTGGAGCAATTAGTGTATTCATGTTAATATCAGCTACTTTCGTATTACGTGAAACATTACCTCCTGAAGAGAGAGAAACAGGTGGATTGTCAGGGACGTTGGCGACGTACGGAAAACTATTAAAGGATCGTCTGTTTATGGGATATGCATTGTCTCAAGGGCTAGTAACGGCGGCAATGTTTGCATACATTTCGGGCTCACCATTTGTGCTACAGAACATATACGGAGCATCACCACAGCAATTTAGTTTATTCTTTGCAATCAACGGTATTGGTATTATTATTGCTAGTCAGGTAACGGGTCGTTTAGCAGGGAAAGTGAATGAGAAGACATTATTTGTTGCTGGTATTATTATCGCAGCTATTGGTGGTTTATCTTTACTACTGACAATCTTACTAGGAATAGGTTTAATTGGTGTTTTATGCTCGTTATTCCTTGTCGTATCAAGTGTCGGGGTTGTATCAACAACTGGGTTCTCGTTAGCGATGAGAAATCAGAAACAAGCCGCAGGAACAGCGTCGGCCTTATTAGGATTATTACAGTTCATTTCAGGAGCGCTTGTTGCACCGTTAGTGGGTATTGGCGGAAGCAACACCGCATTACCGATGGGTGTTGTAATAGCTCTTTGTGAAATGGGTGCTGTGTTATGTTATTTGTTTATGGCCAGAAGAAGTGAAAAGCAGTTTGAACTGCAACAAAGACAAAATTTAGAGGCTTAA
- a CDS encoding DUF3951 domain-containing protein — MDPLLLATIGLPLTIVILVIIGFYKLFIKKKRITSFYTPFDNITGQKISAFHEEQNVLVSEDEDGDGKKKK, encoded by the coding sequence ATGGATCCCTTACTTCTTGCTACTATAGGATTACCATTAACAATCGTTATACTTGTCATCATCGGCTTCTATAAACTCTTTATTAAAAAGAAACGTATCACTTCTTTTTATACTCCATTCGATAATATTACCGGACAAAAAATCTCTGCATTTCACGAAGAACAGAATGTATTAGTATCTGAGGATGAAGACGGAGATGGTAAGAAGAAAAAATAA
- a CDS encoding ABC transporter permease, with product MYVVKKLSVMVFTLWIITTVTFLIMHIIPGDPFSSDAKIFPAEVVQNMRAKYHLDEPLWNQYVAYLDGVVHFDFGESVQSTGQGVSEIITTGFGPSAIIGLQALVISLLVGIAAGTFAALYHGRVIDYSVSLLAILGISIPSFILAPLFIQVFAIQFELLPVASWGTFEHTVLPSFALALGPIAVITRFVRSNMIEVLQSDYIKLARAKGIPIKKIIIRHALRNAIVPVLTFVGPLMAGLLTGTFIIEKIFAIPGLGKYFVDSIFNRDYPVIMGTTIFYSALLISCIFITDIIHRIVDPRIRSIT from the coding sequence GTGTATGTTGTTAAAAAACTATCAGTTATGGTGTTTACACTATGGATTATTACAACAGTAACATTTTTGATTATGCACATTATTCCGGGGGATCCATTTTCATCGGATGCAAAGATCTTTCCGGCGGAAGTTGTGCAGAACATGAGGGCAAAGTATCACCTTGATGAACCGCTATGGAATCAATATGTTGCTTATTTAGACGGCGTAGTTCATTTTGATTTTGGTGAATCTGTTCAATCGACGGGGCAAGGTGTATCAGAAATTATAACGACAGGATTTGGTCCATCAGCAATCATCGGCTTACAAGCACTTGTTATTTCATTGTTAGTCGGAATTGCAGCGGGTACATTTGCTGCTCTCTATCACGGGAGAGTAATTGATTATAGTGTGAGTTTACTTGCGATTCTCGGCATATCTATTCCAAGTTTTATTTTAGCACCATTATTTATACAAGTATTTGCTATACAATTTGAACTTTTACCAGTAGCGTCTTGGGGCACATTTGAACATACGGTATTACCGTCATTCGCATTAGCATTAGGGCCAATCGCGGTTATTACAAGATTTGTTCGCTCTAATATGATTGAAGTTTTGCAGAGTGATTATATTAAGCTAGCGAGAGCGAAAGGTATACCAATTAAGAAGATTATTATAAGGCATGCTCTTCGAAATGCAATTGTTCCAGTACTAACGTTTGTTGGACCGTTAATGGCTGGGCTTTTAACAGGAACTTTCATTATTGAAAAGATCTTTGCGATTCCCGGTCTCGGAAAATATTTTGTAGATAGTATTTTTAACCGAGATTATCCAGTAATTATGGGAACAACAATTTTCTATAGTGCATTATTAATTTCTTGTATTTTCATTACAGATATTATTCACCGTATTGTTGATCCGCGTATTCGTTCTATTACGTAA
- a CDS encoding ABC transporter permease: MGAYEINKQLLTNEEKKELTINKEQQTISRKKEVFRKFVSNPIAVLGALTLLLIIIFSLIGESLTPFTASEQVKEATNLPPSSEHWFGTDDLGRDIWARTWAGGKISLVVGLIAAVLDIGLGVLIGGFSGYVRGRNRLGTLIDEWIVRGIEVLYGIPYLLIVILLLIIMKPGLFTIIIALALTGWIGMARLVRAQVLSLKQREFVIAAERLGTSHMKIIYGHIIPNLTGIIIVNLSFTIPAAIFSESFLSFIGLGVQSPAASWGTMTNDALGTLLSGEWWQLFFPSLMIALIMFAFNAIGDGLQDAIDPKIVKRNRKEKRHGTALIFRKRNIGR; the protein is encoded by the coding sequence ATGGGAGCTTATGAAATCAATAAACAGCTATTAACGAATGAAGAGAAAAAAGAATTAACGATAAATAAAGAGCAGCAAACGATTAGCCGAAAAAAAGAAGTGTTTCGTAAGTTTGTATCAAATCCGATCGCAGTTCTAGGAGCGTTGACATTATTACTCATTATTATTTTCTCTCTTATCGGTGAAAGTTTAACCCCTTTTACCGCGAGTGAACAAGTAAAAGAGGCGACAAATTTACCTCCTAGTAGTGAGCATTGGTTCGGAACAGATGATTTAGGTCGGGATATTTGGGCACGTACTTGGGCTGGTGGGAAAATTTCATTAGTAGTTGGATTAATAGCGGCTGTTCTTGATATAGGACTTGGTGTACTGATTGGGGGATTTAGTGGATATGTGAGAGGGCGTAATCGCCTTGGAACGTTAATTGATGAGTGGATTGTACGAGGGATTGAAGTATTATACGGTATTCCATATTTATTAATTGTTATTTTACTACTAATCATTATGAAACCAGGACTTTTTACAATTATTATTGCTCTTGCATTAACAGGGTGGATTGGTATGGCACGTCTCGTTAGGGCGCAAGTCTTATCTTTAAAGCAAAGAGAATTTGTTATTGCAGCAGAGCGATTGGGTACATCGCATATGAAGATTATATACGGACATATCATTCCGAACTTAACAGGCATTATTATCGTAAATTTATCATTTACAATTCCCGCAGCTATTTTCTCAGAATCATTTTTAAGTTTTATCGGACTCGGGGTACAATCACCAGCAGCGAGCTGGGGGACGATGACGAATGATGCGCTCGGGACACTATTAAGTGGGGAATGGTGGCAACTTTTCTTCCCATCGCTGATGATTGCGCTCATTATGTTCGCATTTAATGCAATTGGTGATGGTTTGCAAGATGCAATTGATCCAAAAATCGTCAAACGGAATCGAAAGGAGAAAAGACATGGGACAGCTCTTATCTTTAGAAAACGTAACATTGGCCGTTGA
- a CDS encoding ABC transporter ATP-binding protein, which translates to MGQLLSLENVTLAVEKENSKQAIVKHVSFSINEGEIVALVGESGSGKSVTAQSIVGLNQESIHIDDGSISFHSQGLTNLQESEWNQIRGKDISFIFQDPLSALNPTMKVGRQITEVILQHEKKSKREAKEIAINLLTDLGIHEAEKRFEQYPHQLSGGMRQRICLAIAFACHPKLVIADEPTTALDVTIQKQIMGLLKERKEKQNTSILLITHDLALVHEVADRVVVMYGGRVVEKGTIQEVIGSPKHPYTKSLLQAIPNMDDSEKVLRAIEGTTPSIETLNSFGCPFVNRCPVAIKECIHRFPERTTYSGEHSSHCWQHILEHNEAKSKEKVNAS; encoded by the coding sequence ATGGGACAGCTCTTATCTTTAGAAAACGTAACATTGGCCGTTGAAAAAGAGAATAGTAAGCAAGCAATTGTGAAGCATGTTTCCTTTTCTATTAACGAAGGTGAAATCGTTGCACTTGTAGGAGAAAGTGGTTCAGGAAAAAGTGTTACAGCACAATCTATTGTCGGATTAAATCAAGAATCTATTCACATCGATGACGGGAGCATCTCTTTCCACTCTCAAGGATTAACGAATTTACAAGAATCAGAATGGAATCAAATTCGAGGGAAAGACATTTCGTTTATCTTTCAAGACCCTCTGTCCGCTTTAAATCCGACGATGAAAGTAGGAAGGCAAATTACAGAGGTGATTTTGCAACATGAGAAAAAGTCGAAAAGAGAAGCAAAAGAAATTGCGATTAATTTATTAACGGATTTAGGGATACATGAAGCAGAGAAACGTTTTGAACAGTACCCACATCAATTAAGCGGAGGTATGAGACAACGTATTTGTTTAGCAATTGCGTTTGCTTGTCATCCAAAGCTCGTTATTGCAGATGAGCCTACAACTGCATTAGATGTAACGATTCAAAAGCAAATTATGGGGTTATTAAAAGAGCGAAAAGAAAAACAAAATACGAGTATTTTATTAATTACACACGATTTGGCACTTGTACATGAAGTAGCAGATCGAGTAGTTGTGATGTACGGGGGACGTGTTGTTGAAAAAGGGACGATACAAGAAGTGATAGGTTCACCTAAGCACCCATATACGAAAAGTTTATTGCAAGCTATTCCGAATATGGATGATTCCGAAAAGGTACTTAGGGCTATTGAGGGAACAACACCATCAATTGAAACGCTAAATAGCTTTGGTTGTCCTTTTGTCAATCGTTGCCCGGTAGCAATCAAAGAATGTATTCATCGTTTTCCAGAGAGAACAACATATTCTGGGGAGCATAGCTCACATTGCTGGCAGCATATTCTTGAGCATAACGAAGCAAAATCAAAAGAGAAGGTGAATGCTTCATGA
- a CDS encoding ABC transporter ATP-binding protein: MTTDLITVKQVTKTYGSKKKEIIALKDISLSIPKGTTLGIIGESGSGKTTLGKLIAGIESPTSGQIDYNGQVVHKLKSAHKRDFLQKVQFIFQDSTAALNPRWKVRDSVTEGYISFGLGDKELKDKVAGDALERVGLDRQYIDRYPHEFSGGQRQRIAIARALLCEPEVLILDEPISALDVSLQIQIVHLLQKIQKEQGYTYLFIAHDLPMVHYLCEKVAVLYKGELVEFGNTDEVFRNPQHSYTKTLLASTPKILG; this comes from the coding sequence ATGACGACAGATTTAATTACTGTAAAGCAAGTAACGAAAACGTATGGAAGTAAAAAGAAAGAAATCATAGCGCTAAAAGATATATCACTTTCTATCCCGAAAGGAACGACGCTTGGAATTATTGGAGAAAGTGGTTCAGGAAAGACAACACTTGGTAAGCTCATAGCTGGGATCGAGAGCCCAACGTCTGGTCAAATTGATTATAACGGTCAAGTTGTTCACAAGTTGAAGTCAGCTCATAAGCGAGATTTCTTGCAGAAAGTACAATTCATTTTTCAAGATTCAACAGCTGCATTAAATCCGCGCTGGAAAGTACGCGATAGCGTAACAGAAGGATATATTTCATTCGGTTTAGGTGATAAAGAATTGAAAGATAAGGTGGCAGGTGATGCGCTAGAACGTGTTGGATTAGATAGGCAATATATTGATCGATACCCACACGAATTTAGCGGAGGACAACGTCAACGGATCGCTATTGCAAGGGCGTTATTATGTGAGCCAGAAGTATTAATCCTGGATGAACCAATTTCTGCATTAGATGTTTCACTTCAAATCCAAATTGTGCACTTGTTGCAAAAGATTCAAAAGGAACAAGGCTATACATATTTATTTATCGCACATGATTTACCGATGGTTCACTACTTATGTGAAAAAGTGGCTGTCTTATATAAAGGAGAACTTGTTGAATTTGGAAATACGGATGAAGTGTTCCGTAATCCTCAACATTCTTATACAAAAACATTATTAGCATCAACACCAAAAATTTTAGGTTAA
- a CDS encoding peptide ABC transporter substrate-binding protein, which yields MKKFLLFVIMTVLAITSVACGKKDTSKASASKGDRFVTNLGSDPYTLDSAISTDNNSNYVIEHLFATLYRQTTDGKFEKDLVEKEEAGADGKEYTFYLKKGLKWSDGSPLTAKDFEFAWKRILNPKTGSMNATELYFIKGGEAFNTGKGAEDAVGIQAVDDVTLKLQFEYPVTSIKRTLSQSLYIPLNKKSIDEKGKLKVDPKELITNGPFTLKEWKHNQAIILEKNKEFHDKKVASKEIEFRIIPEGKTAYQLYKSGELDLLSHIPTDLVEKEQNNKEFKKMQDYSTHIYSFNSEKPPFTNAKIRKAFAIAVDRKFIVEKILKNNAKEAYGFVPEGAKTESGRDFRKEKGDYFKYDPAVAKTLLEEGMKEEGWTTLPEVTVKYSDKKKIAETLQEMFKKNLGVDVKIEGKEWKSYIDMYKQSDFQIAYMGWGGSTLDPAAQLEIYAGDGPNNYAKWCNKDFDNLINQAKLEQDENKRFDLLHQAEDIMFTEYPLIPLVFPTDSYLQKSSVSGLEYYVGSQPSLRYAKK from the coding sequence ATGAAGAAGTTTTTATTATTTGTCATTATGACCGTATTAGCAATTACTTCTGTCGCTTGTGGCAAGAAAGATACTTCAAAAGCAAGTGCTAGTAAAGGAGACCGTTTTGTAACGAATCTTGGTAGTGATCCTTATACGCTAGATTCAGCAATTTCAACGGATAATAACTCTAATTATGTAATTGAGCACTTATTTGCAACTTTGTACAGACAGACAACTGACGGGAAGTTTGAAAAGGATTTAGTAGAGAAAGAGGAAGCTGGAGCGGATGGAAAAGAGTATACATTCTATTTGAAAAAAGGATTAAAATGGTCTGATGGCTCCCCGTTAACAGCAAAAGATTTTGAATTTGCTTGGAAGAGAATATTAAATCCTAAAACGGGTTCTATGAATGCAACAGAACTATATTTCATTAAAGGTGGAGAAGCATTTAATACAGGGAAAGGTGCAGAAGATGCAGTAGGAATTCAAGCGGTAGATGATGTAACTTTAAAGCTACAATTTGAATATCCGGTAACATCTATTAAACGAACATTATCCCAGTCGTTATATATTCCACTTAATAAAAAATCTATTGATGAAAAAGGTAAACTAAAAGTAGATCCAAAAGAATTAATTACAAATGGTCCTTTCACATTGAAAGAATGGAAGCATAATCAAGCGATTATTTTAGAAAAAAATAAAGAGTTTCATGATAAAAAAGTAGCATCAAAAGAAATTGAATTCCGTATTATCCCTGAAGGTAAAACAGCGTATCAATTATATAAATCTGGAGAATTAGATTTACTATCTCACATACCAACAGATTTAGTTGAAAAAGAACAAAATAATAAAGAGTTTAAAAAAATGCAAGACTACTCAACTCATATTTACTCGTTTAATTCAGAGAAGCCACCGTTTACAAACGCAAAAATTCGTAAAGCTTTTGCAATAGCTGTAGATCGTAAGTTTATCGTAGAGAAAATATTAAAGAATAATGCAAAAGAAGCATATGGTTTTGTACCAGAAGGAGCAAAAACAGAAAGTGGCCGCGACTTCCGTAAAGAGAAAGGTGATTATTTTAAATATGATCCTGCAGTAGCTAAGACGTTATTAGAAGAAGGAATGAAAGAAGAAGGATGGACTACTCTTCCAGAAGTGACAGTGAAATATTCAGATAAGAAGAAAATAGCTGAAACACTTCAAGAGATGTTTAAGAAAAATCTTGGTGTAGATGTAAAAATAGAAGGTAAAGAGTGGAAAAGTTATATTGATATGTATAAACAAAGTGACTTCCAAATTGCATATATGGGATGGGGAGGATCTACATTAGATCCAGCTGCACAATTAGAAATTTATGCAGGTGATGGACCAAATAACTATGCAAAATGGTGTAATAAAGACTTCGATAATTTAATTAATCAAGCAAAATTAGAACAAGACGAAAATAAACGCTTTGACTTATTACATCAAGCAGAAGATATTATGTTTACAGAATATCCTTTAATCCCACTTGTATTCCCAACAGATTCTTATTTACAAAAATCATCTGTATCTGGATTAGAATACTACGTAGGATCTCAACCGAGCTTACGATATGCTAAAAAATAA
- a CDS encoding YusW family protein produces MRILLSVLLALMLVPVLTGCKAPAKEDTTSNKKTTEEAKNEAPADLKLNFNEFSLDADYQDTKKDYEADYKNVAADKKMEAKLEDHKSNAKFTGDEAITKLSPLLQELKFDKDTPDQEVIDQVVNVFKLDKDYQKFDLEVVFSDGTKKEYKREIK; encoded by the coding sequence ATGAGAATTTTACTATCAGTTTTATTAGCGCTTATGCTAGTACCTGTATTAACAGGATGTAAAGCTCCTGCAAAAGAAGATACAACTTCTAATAAGAAAACTACTGAAGAAGCAAAAAATGAAGCTCCTGCTGATTTAAAACTTAACTTCAATGAATTTAGTTTAGATGCAGACTATCAAGATACGAAGAAAGACTACGAGGCTGATTATAAGAATGTAGCAGCTGATAAGAAAATGGAAGCAAAACTTGAAGACCATAAATCAAATGCAAAGTTTACAGGTGACGAGGCTATTACAAAATTAAGCCCACTTCTACAAGAATTAAAATTTGATAAAGATACTCCTGACCAAGAAGTAATCGATCAAGTAGTAAATGTGTTCAAACTTGATAAAGACTACCAAAAGTTTGATTTAGAAGTTGTCTTCTCTGATGGAACGAAAAAAGAATATAAAAGAGAAATAAAATAA
- a CDS encoding helix-turn-helix domain-containing protein produces the protein MHEEYKEMIKKAIEYIEEHLHEELTTERVASHSAVSMYHFHRIFQRYIGMSVTDYIRKRRLTHAAQALVSTERAVIDIAVQYGFSSQEAFTRAFKRMFQLPPKKYRKYFQSFYIEREGVSMQKGIPKGWILSGSHPAEYEMGLDYEVAHQGKVSAYIKAKENVTHGGFSTLMQMFRADKYVGKRLRLTAFVKSENVRDWAGLWMRVDGKDTEPLAMDNMQNRPIKNTNNWQSYSVVLDIKEGALGIAFGVLLSGEGCVWLDSIRFDEVDEKIPSTDLAENFYETLLEEPVNLQFEEIEK, from the coding sequence ATGCATGAAGAATATAAAGAGATGATAAAGAAAGCAATTGAATATATAGAGGAGCATTTACATGAGGAGCTTACAACAGAAAGAGTGGCCTCTCACAGTGCGGTATCGATGTACCATTTTCATCGTATTTTTCAAAGGTATATTGGGATGAGTGTAACGGATTATATTCGAAAGAGAAGGTTAACTCATGCTGCGCAAGCCTTAGTGTCAACAGAGAGGGCTGTTATTGATATTGCAGTACAATACGGCTTTTCCTCACAAGAGGCATTTACGAGAGCTTTTAAAAGAATGTTTCAATTGCCACCGAAGAAATATCGAAAGTACTTCCAGTCATTTTATATAGAAAGAGAGGGTGTTTCAATGCAAAAAGGTATACCGAAAGGATGGATCTTAAGTGGAAGTCATCCTGCTGAATATGAGATGGGTTTAGACTATGAAGTTGCCCATCAAGGAAAAGTATCTGCATACATAAAGGCAAAAGAGAATGTTACACATGGAGGATTTTCAACATTAATGCAAATGTTTCGAGCGGATAAATATGTAGGTAAAAGATTACGTTTAACAGCATTTGTTAAGAGTGAGAACGTAAGAGATTGGGCAGGATTGTGGATGCGAGTAGACGGAAAAGATACAGAACCACTCGCTATGGATAACATGCAAAATCGCCCAATTAAAAATACGAATAACTGGCAATCGTATTCGGTTGTATTAGATATAAAAGAAGGAGCGCTTGGTATTGCATTTGGTGTCTTATTATCAGGAGAAGGTTGTGTGTGGCTAGATAGTATTCGATTTGATGAAGTGGATGAAAAAATTCCTTCAACAGATTTGGCTGAAAACTTTTATGAAACACTACTAGAAGAGCCGGTAAATCTGCAATTTGAAGAGATAGAGAAGTAA
- a CDS encoding TetR/AcrR family transcriptional regulator: MARSKTAEKIIQAAIELVKEKGYTAATTKEIAMRAGVNEVTIFRNFKSKKGVIEAAVAEFSYVPHLKQFLQTEIVWELETDLKNLARHYHKFLDSIKDIISIGIREAREFPELDEEISKIPKGLKEELIIYFAKMQEQGKIIHTNIEAQVMNFIWINFGYFLSKLRFENRLMEIDDEKFIENNIVLYARALRP; encoded by the coding sequence ATGGCGCGCTCAAAGACAGCAGAAAAAATCATCCAAGCAGCAATTGAATTAGTGAAAGAAAAGGGATATACAGCAGCGACAACGAAAGAAATTGCAATGCGTGCTGGTGTTAATGAAGTAACGATATTCCGCAATTTTAAAAGTAAGAAGGGTGTTATTGAAGCGGCGGTTGCTGAATTTTCATATGTACCGCATTTAAAACAGTTTTTACAAACAGAAATTGTGTGGGAATTAGAAACGGATTTAAAGAACTTAGCAAGGCATTATCATAAATTTTTAGATAGCATAAAAGATATTATTTCTATCGGTATACGTGAGGCGAGGGAATTTCCTGAATTAGATGAGGAAATCTCCAAAATTCCAAAAGGGTTAAAAGAAGAATTAATCATATATTTTGCTAAAATGCAGGAACAGGGAAAGATTATTCATACAAATATTGAAGCGCAAGTAATGAATTTTATATGGATTAATTTTGGTTACTTCTTATCTAAATTGCGTTTTGAAAACCGACTTATGGAAATCGATGATGAGAAATTTATTGAGAATAATATAGTTTTATATGCTAGGGCTTTAAGACCCTAG
- a CDS encoding YhgE/Pip domain-containing protein, with amino-acid sequence MDTLKQFLKIPGTYIGMVVALSFQLIFFCVWLTAYDGVNERVDQMRIAIVNEDGNIGSKIAEGLQRNLPFQVKAEQSVEKVNEEMNDHMYDMIIEIPASFSKDINETGKSNLNFHINQANAMMAKQMMEGAAKQIRDNVNKEITSYKKQAIVGKLQAAGPENVEVIKSLTEDSIGFTVHKVNDAKGFSANMVPLMMVLASFVGAMIMSMELSKVAKEVKNGWSNFVSRQVINGTVSILLACITIGLMRGFQIEVHEAVWSIWMFQAIVFFAFLSLTQMFITVFGNAGMIFNIISLSLQLVSSGVIVPHEMLSKTYQTIGELFPATYAANGYYTIIFGGVSLGENIISLLVIILVTQLVAVISVSIKEIVKRRSHVVKEV; translated from the coding sequence ATGGATACATTAAAACAGTTTTTAAAAATACCAGGTACGTATATAGGAATGGTAGTTGCGCTATCGTTCCAACTTATTTTCTTTTGTGTTTGGTTAACGGCATATGATGGAGTGAATGAAAGAGTAGATCAAATGCGTATCGCTATTGTGAATGAAGATGGAAATATAGGTAGTAAAATAGCAGAAGGCTTACAGAGAAATTTACCGTTTCAGGTGAAAGCAGAACAGTCTGTGGAAAAAGTAAATGAAGAAATGAATGACCATATGTACGATATGATTATTGAAATTCCTGCTTCCTTTTCAAAGGATATAAATGAAACAGGAAAATCAAATTTAAACTTCCACATTAATCAAGCGAATGCCATGATGGCAAAGCAAATGATGGAAGGAGCCGCAAAGCAAATTAGAGACAATGTAAATAAAGAGATAACAAGTTATAAGAAACAAGCGATTGTTGGGAAATTACAAGCTGCAGGGCCTGAGAATGTAGAAGTGATAAAAAGTTTAACTGAAGATTCAATTGGCTTTACAGTTCATAAAGTAAATGATGCAAAAGGATTTTCGGCTAATATGGTACCACTAATGATGGTATTAGCTTCATTTGTAGGAGCGATGATCATGAGTATGGAGCTATCAAAAGTTGCAAAGGAAGTAAAGAACGGTTGGAGTAATTTTGTATCAAGACAGGTCATTAACGGTACAGTATCAATTTTACTTGCATGTATTACAATTGGTTTGATGAGAGGATTTCAAATTGAAGTACACGAAGCAGTATGGAGTATATGGATGTTTCAAGCGATAGTCTTCTTCGCCTTTCTTTCATTAACACAAATGTTCATAACTGTTTTCGGAAATGCAGGTATGATCTTTAATATAATTTCACTATCGTTACAACTTGTAAGTTCGGGTGTAATTGTACCACATGAGATGCTTTCTAAAACATATCAAACAATCGGCGAATTATTTCCCGCAACATATGCAGCGAATGGCTATTATACAATAATATTTGGGGGAGTTAGTTTAGGAGAAAATATTATTTCGTTATTAGTCATTATATTAGTTACACAATTGGTAGCAGTAATTTCTGTATCTATAAAAGAAATAGTAAAGAGAAGAAGTCATGTAGTTAAAGAAGTATAA